The proteins below come from a single Gemmatimonadota bacterium genomic window:
- a CDS encoding DUF1939 domain-containing protein: MGVLLQAFYWDCPALEGRERAWWGRIEAELPALAEVGFTALWLPPASKGMNAGGMGYDPYDYFDLGEFDQKGGVETWFGSRQALASLITAAHAQRLEVYADLVLNHCSGADEQELNPITNEWRWTKFTPASGRFPRDWNCFHPSEYESWDDDHFAGFPDLCHRNPHVYTQIMQFVEWLVEEIGFDGFRFDFVKGFGEEGRGAWLITAIQEYRYRRVGATYHKPFGVVEFWDEEHADAIMGYLDGANFWNDNPVAGFDFPLRRRLARLCADDGFSMRELTQPGTILARQPARSVTFVENHDIIRDNPIVRDKMLAYAFILTHEGYPCVFWQDYYNFALGRAGQPDGIAALVGVHESHASGPTEVLYVDDSLYIMQRRGLGGRGGLVVAMNNSGTAWRGDWVTTAFANRRMTPVAHGSSLDHATPHDKETDAGGRADFWAPPRGYAVYVPADA; encoded by the coding sequence ATGGGTGTGCTGCTGCAGGCCTTCTACTGGGACTGTCCCGCGCTCGAAGGGCGCGAGCGCGCGTGGTGGGGTCGCATCGAGGCGGAACTGCCGGCGCTCGCCGAGGTGGGCTTCACCGCGCTCTGGCTCCCCCCGGCCAGCAAGGGGATGAACGCCGGCGGCATGGGCTACGACCCGTACGACTACTTCGACCTCGGCGAGTTTGACCAGAAGGGGGGCGTCGAGACCTGGTTCGGCTCTCGTCAGGCACTCGCGTCGCTCATCACCGCCGCGCACGCGCAGCGCCTCGAGGTCTACGCCGATCTGGTGCTCAATCACTGCAGCGGCGCCGACGAGCAGGAACTCAACCCCATCACCAACGAGTGGCGCTGGACGAAGTTCACCCCGGCCAGCGGGCGCTTTCCGCGCGACTGGAATTGCTTCCACCCGTCGGAATACGAGTCGTGGGACGACGATCACTTCGCGGGCTTCCCCGACCTCTGCCATCGCAATCCGCACGTCTATACACAGATCATGCAGTTCGTCGAGTGGCTGGTCGAGGAGATCGGCTTCGACGGCTTTCGCTTCGACTTCGTGAAGGGCTTCGGTGAGGAAGGGCGTGGCGCGTGGCTCATCACCGCCATCCAGGAGTACCGCTATCGCCGCGTCGGGGCGACGTACCACAAGCCCTTCGGCGTGGTCGAGTTCTGGGACGAGGAGCACGCCGACGCCATCATGGGCTATCTCGATGGGGCGAACTTCTGGAACGACAATCCCGTCGCCGGCTTCGACTTCCCGCTGCGGCGGCGCCTGGCGCGCCTCTGCGCTGACGACGGCTTTTCCATGCGCGAGCTCACGCAGCCCGGGACGATTCTCGCGCGGCAACCTGCACGCAGCGTCACCTTCGTCGAGAACCACGACATCATTCGCGACAACCCCATCGTGCGCGACAAGATGCTCGCCTACGCGTTCATCCTCACGCACGAAGGGTATCCCTGCGTCTTCTGGCAGGACTACTACAACTTCGCCCTCGGTCGCGCGGGACAACCCGACGGGATCGCCGCGCTGGTCGGCGTTCACGAGTCCCATGCGAGCGGACCGACGGAGGTCCTCTACGTCGACGATTCGCTGTACATCATGCAGCGACGCGGGCTCGGCGGGCGTGGCGGATTGGTCGTCGCGATGAACAACAGCGGGACTGCCTGGCGGGGCGACTGGGTGACCACGGCCTTCGCCAACCGGCGCATGACACCGGTCGCCCACGGATCGTCGCTCGATCACGCGACGCCGCACGACAAGGAGACCGACGCCGGCGGCCGCGCCGACTTCTGGGCGCCGCCGCGCGGTTATGCGGTGTACGTCCCCGCGGACGCGTGA
- a CDS encoding gluconate 2-dehydrogenase subunit 3 family protein, with translation MTRRTALKAGSVVLGGALFTSSALLTACSSDRAAPPASTAGISTEDAQLLEEIADTILPTTPASPGARAAGVAPIVALLVNDCYDAPAQRRIRDGLQAFRALCVDRCGGAFTRLSPSERETLLAGVDAEAVKAGDAHWFHLARELSLRAYFSSETGMTQALRYVRVPGRWTGCLPLQPGQPAWG, from the coding sequence GTGACCCGTCGCACCGCGCTCAAGGCAGGGAGCGTGGTGCTCGGCGGCGCCCTCTTCACCTCCAGCGCGCTGCTCACCGCCTGCTCGAGCGATCGTGCCGCGCCACCGGCGTCGACCGCGGGCATCTCCACCGAAGATGCGCAACTGTTGGAGGAGATTGCGGACACGATCCTCCCCACGACCCCCGCGTCGCCAGGGGCAAGGGCGGCCGGCGTGGCCCCGATCGTCGCCCTCCTGGTGAACGACTGCTACGACGCGCCGGCACAGCGCCGCATCCGCGACGGGCTCCAAGCGTTTCGCGCGCTGTGTGTCGATCGGTGTGGCGGGGCCTTCACTCGGCTCTCGCCGAGCGAGCGAGAGACGCTGCTCGCTGGCGTCGATGCCGAAGCGGTGAAGGCCGGCGACGCGCACTGGTTTCACCTCGCGCGTGAACTCTCGCTCCGCGCCTACTTCTCATCGGAAACCGGAATGACGCAGGCGCTCCGCTACGTCCGCGTCCCCGGGCGCTGGACCGGCTGCCTCCCGCTCCAGCCAGGTCAGCCCGCGTGGGGATGA
- a CDS encoding mismatch-specific DNA-glycosylase, with protein sequence MLDDVIAPDLRLVICGSAVGTASARAGCYYAGPQNRFWQTLFEVGLTPRPLAPHEFRTLLDFGIGLTDIVKTQVGPDHVLRPAESDVEVLRSLIERYRPRMLCFNGKRAAQQFLGRTDVALGLQSEMVGATRLFVAPSTSAAARRYWRLEVWQALADEVARLSPGDGALATAGASR encoded by the coding sequence ATGCTCGACGACGTCATTGCCCCCGACCTTCGCCTGGTCATCTGTGGTTCGGCCGTCGGTACGGCGTCGGCGCGGGCCGGGTGCTACTACGCCGGGCCGCAGAACCGTTTCTGGCAGACGCTGTTCGAGGTCGGCCTCACGCCGCGGCCGCTGGCCCCGCACGAGTTCCGGACGCTTCTCGACTTCGGCATCGGCCTCACCGACATCGTGAAGACGCAGGTCGGTCCCGACCACGTGCTGCGGCCCGCCGAGTCGGACGTCGAGGTGCTGCGCTCCCTCATCGAGCGCTATCGGCCGCGGATGTTGTGCTTCAACGGAAAGCGCGCCGCGCAGCAGTTCCTGGGGCGCACGGACGTCGCCCTCGGGCTACAATCCGAGATGGTCGGGGCCACTCGGCTCTTCGTGGCCCCGTCCACGAGTGCGGCGGCTCGGCGATACTGGCGCCTCGAGGTCTGGCAGGCGCTCGCAGACGAGGTGGCGCGGCTGTCGCCGGGCGATGGGGCGCTCGCGACCGCGGGCGCGAGTCGTTAG
- a CDS encoding DUF2809 domain-containing protein — protein MRSRLRLSALAVATIATGLATRRVPAAFPEVLATFGGDVLWATLVYWLLAWLRPSAAAPRLACAAGLAALAVECSQLLHPAWLVALRAHRIGALVLGQGFLWSDLTCYAVGIGLAWALDRGGVARRR, from the coding sequence GTGCGATCTCGCCTCAGGCTCTCCGCGCTGGCCGTCGCCACCATCGCCACCGGACTCGCCACGCGTCGCGTTCCGGCGGCCTTTCCCGAGGTGCTTGCGACCTTCGGCGGCGACGTGCTGTGGGCGACGCTGGTGTACTGGCTGCTGGCGTGGCTTCGGCCGAGCGCAGCGGCGCCTCGACTCGCGTGTGCGGCGGGGCTTGCGGCTCTAGCCGTGGAATGCAGTCAGCTGCTGCATCCGGCGTGGCTGGTGGCGCTCCGGGCCCATCGGATTGGCGCACTCGTGCTCGGGCAGGGGTTCCTGTGGAGCGACCTGACGTGTTATGCCGTGGGGATCGGGCTAGCGTGGGCGTTGGACCGAGGGGGCGTCGCGCGGAGGCGCTGA
- a CDS encoding YigZ family protein, which produces MADPQRYPIPRARARAEVVIERSRFICTLAPAESPEAAHAFVREMSHEFDDATHNCWAFVAGPPGSTARIGMSDDGEPHGTAGRPMLTVLLHAGVGEIAAVVTRYYGGTKLGTGGLARAYSGAVQEALSRLERHERVETTDLRVRVGYHAFAAVRHLLPTYEAHVLNERYDDAVELTLRVPVMQLVALRLAIGNATGGQEQYLPEE; this is translated from the coding sequence ATGGCCGATCCCCAGCGCTATCCCATCCCTCGCGCCCGTGCCCGTGCCGAGGTGGTCATCGAGCGGAGCCGCTTCATCTGCACGCTCGCGCCCGCTGAATCGCCCGAGGCGGCGCACGCCTTCGTGCGCGAGATGTCGCACGAGTTCGACGACGCGACGCACAACTGCTGGGCCTTCGTCGCCGGACCGCCGGGGAGCACTGCGCGCATCGGGATGAGCGACGACGGTGAGCCGCACGGCACCGCAGGACGCCCGATGCTGACGGTCCTCCTGCACGCCGGTGTGGGCGAGATCGCCGCGGTCGTGACGCGCTACTACGGGGGGACCAAGCTGGGGACCGGTGGACTCGCCCGCGCCTATTCCGGCGCCGTCCAGGAGGCGCTGTCGCGACTCGAACGCCACGAACGCGTCGAAACCACCGACCTGCGGGTGCGCGTCGGCTATCACGCCTTCGCCGCGGTGCGGCACCTGCTCCCCACCTACGAAGCGCACGTGCTCAACGAACGGTACGACGACGCCGTCGAGCTCACCCTGCGCGTCCCGGTCATGCAGCTCGTGGCGTTGCGCCTGGCGATCGGGAACGCGACCGGCGGCCAGGAGCAGTACCTCCCGGAGGAGTGA
- a CDS encoding tRNA (cytidine(34)-2'-O)-methyltransferase: protein MATHVVLVHPEIHWNTGNAGRTCLAAGATLHLVGPLGFSLDEREVKRAGLDYWEHVDLRVWPSWEAFERALPALGEPFFFSTKATRLFWEAPLGEPSDVVLVFGRETGGLPAALHERYRDRFVTMPIDATRVRSLNLSTSVGIAVYEVLRQRRARTG from the coding sequence TTGGCCACACACGTCGTCCTCGTCCACCCCGAGATCCACTGGAACACCGGCAATGCGGGGCGCACCTGCCTCGCTGCCGGCGCCACGTTGCACCTGGTGGGGCCGCTGGGCTTCTCCCTGGATGAGCGCGAGGTCAAGCGCGCGGGGCTCGACTACTGGGAGCACGTCGACCTGCGCGTGTGGCCCAGCTGGGAGGCGTTCGAGCGTGCGCTGCCGGCACTCGGCGAGCCGTTCTTCTTCTCCACCAAGGCGACGCGCCTGTTCTGGGAGGCACCACTCGGCGAGCCGAGCGACGTCGTCCTCGTCTTCGGTCGCGAAACCGGTGGGCTGCCCGCCGCGCTGCATGAGCGCTATCGCGATCGCTTCGTGACCATGCCGATCGACGCGACGCGCGTTCGCTCGCTCAATTTGTCGACGAGCGTGGGGATCGCGGTGTACGAAGTGCTGCGCCAGCGCCGCGCACGCACCGGCTGA
- a CDS encoding N(4)-(beta-N-acetylglucosaminyl)-L-asparaginase, giving the protein MVSRRDFVKRTSATLAATPLAGLAMSTPDASTDASPRAPELWLKHAVRPVVISDYSGWEFRNGGTENAVQRAFRLITEGKDVLDALIAGVNIPELDPTETGIGYGALPNADGVVQLDASCMHGPRKRAGAVACIEGVRTPSLVAQAVMDYTDHHLLSGEGAREFARQMGFTVEADLNTDTSRRLWREWRRRVDPEHWLDPKGKGRAPKDRHEKDPGDTDFAASAHRVPNAEWESRALAAGRSMVRDGLVREGSFWGTINCDGISPTGDICGVTTTSGLAWKIPGRTGDSPILGAGLYVDNDVGAAGSTGRGEANLYNLSSFLIVEALRRGMSPKDAGMEALKRIKANTIESRLLNSKGNPNFNIRFFVLNKRGEWAGVSMYHAGETKFAVCTENGAQAPELEPLLAGGPED; this is encoded by the coding sequence ATGGTCTCACGTCGCGACTTCGTGAAGCGCACCTCGGCCACGCTGGCCGCTACACCGCTCGCCGGCCTGGCGATGTCGACCCCTGACGCGTCCACGGACGCGTCGCCGCGCGCCCCGGAGCTCTGGCTCAAGCACGCCGTGCGCCCCGTCGTCATCTCCGACTACTCGGGGTGGGAGTTCAGGAACGGGGGGACCGAGAACGCCGTACAGCGTGCCTTCCGGCTCATCACCGAGGGCAAGGATGTGCTGGACGCCCTCATTGCCGGCGTCAACATCCCTGAACTCGACCCCACCGAGACCGGGATCGGGTACGGGGCGCTGCCTAACGCCGACGGTGTGGTGCAGCTGGACGCCTCATGCATGCACGGCCCGCGCAAGCGCGCGGGCGCCGTTGCCTGCATCGAAGGGGTGCGCACCCCGTCGCTGGTGGCGCAGGCGGTCATGGACTACACCGACCATCACCTGCTCAGCGGCGAGGGGGCGCGCGAGTTTGCGCGGCAGATGGGGTTCACCGTCGAGGCCGACCTCAATACCGACACCTCGCGCCGCCTCTGGCGCGAGTGGCGCCGCCGCGTCGATCCCGAGCACTGGCTCGATCCCAAGGGCAAGGGACGCGCCCCCAAGGACCGGCACGAGAAGGACCCCGGCGACACCGACTTCGCCGCGAGCGCGCATCGGGTGCCTAACGCCGAGTGGGAGTCGCGCGCCCTCGCCGCCGGCCGGTCGATGGTCCGCGATGGACTCGTGCGCGAGGGATCGTTCTGGGGGACGATCAACTGCGATGGCATCAGCCCCACCGGCGACATCTGCGGCGTGACGACGACGAGCGGGTTGGCGTGGAAGATCCCCGGACGCACCGGCGACTCCCCCATCCTCGGCGCCGGCCTCTACGTCGACAACGACGTCGGCGCGGCCGGCTCCACCGGGCGTGGCGAGGCCAACCTGTACAACCTGTCGTCGTTCCTCATCGTCGAGGCGCTGCGCCGCGGCATGAGTCCCAAGGATGCCGGGATGGAAGCGCTCAAGCGCATCAAGGCCAACACCATCGAAAGCCGCCTGCTCAACAGCAAGGGGAACCCGAACTTCAACATCCGCTTCTTCGTGCTCAACAAGCGCGGCGAATGGGCCGGCGTGTCGATGTATCACGCGGGGGAGACCAAGTTCGCCGTCTGCACCGAGAACGGCGCGCAGGCGCCGGAGTTGGAGCCACTGCTTGCCGGTGGGCCCGAGGACTGA
- a CDS encoding GMC family oxidoreductase, which translates to MPQPNTSYDAIVIGSGISGGWAAKELCEKGLKTLVLERGRNVEHLKDYPTALLAPWELPHKGATPRALLDANPLISKAAGYGEDTAHFFVKDADHPYEQEKPFDWIRGYQVGGKSLTWGRACQRWSPHEFVAPERLGYGMNWPIGYDDVADWYTHVERFVGVCGAADGLEAMPDGDFLPPFDFNCAELHLRVALRRRYRDRHVVQGRWAQLSEPREIHLQQGRGTCQARNLCMRGCPYGGYFSSVSSTLPWAQKTGNLTIRPDSVVHSILYDEAKGKASGVRVIDAHTQAINEYRARIIFVNASALNSTLILLNSTSRRFPNGLGNDAGVLGRYVAFHNYRASAHGTLDGLEDRYFYGRNPTECILVNFRNLGKQDADFVGGYTTFTGGYRTRGVDAATRLGGTYKDAQAQPGPWGLYMYMQGETVPKYDNHVRLHDTLKDPFGIPRLVTSVGYDDNDEAMIRDWLTQANEMLAAAGCRDIESRDNHQAPGLDIHEMGGCRMGRDPKTSMLNAWNQLHAVPNVFVTDGACMTSTGNQSPSILYMALTARAANHAVEELARQNL; encoded by the coding sequence AAGGGGCTCAAGACGCTGGTGCTCGAGCGCGGCCGCAACGTCGAGCACCTCAAGGACTATCCCACCGCTCTGCTCGCCCCGTGGGAGCTCCCGCACAAGGGCGCGACGCCGCGCGCCTTGCTCGACGCCAACCCGCTCATCAGCAAGGCCGCTGGTTACGGGGAGGACACGGCGCACTTCTTCGTGAAGGACGCCGACCATCCGTACGAGCAGGAGAAGCCGTTCGACTGGATCCGTGGCTACCAGGTGGGAGGGAAGTCGCTGACCTGGGGGCGCGCCTGCCAGCGCTGGAGCCCCCACGAATTCGTGGCGCCGGAAAGGCTGGGATACGGGATGAACTGGCCCATCGGCTACGACGACGTGGCCGACTGGTACACGCACGTCGAGCGGTTCGTCGGGGTCTGCGGTGCAGCTGACGGGCTCGAGGCGATGCCCGACGGTGACTTCCTCCCGCCGTTCGACTTCAACTGCGCGGAGTTGCACCTGCGAGTTGCCCTGCGCCGGAGGTATCGCGACCGGCACGTCGTGCAGGGGCGCTGGGCACAACTGTCCGAGCCGCGAGAGATTCACCTGCAGCAGGGGCGCGGGACCTGCCAGGCGCGCAACCTGTGCATGCGTGGCTGCCCGTACGGCGGCTACTTCAGCTCCGTCTCGTCGACGCTGCCGTGGGCGCAGAAGACGGGGAATCTCACAATACGCCCCGACTCGGTCGTCCACTCCATTCTGTACGACGAGGCGAAGGGGAAGGCCAGCGGCGTGCGCGTGATCGACGCCCACACGCAGGCGATCAACGAGTACCGCGCCCGCATCATCTTCGTCAACGCCTCGGCACTCAACTCGACGCTCATCCTCCTCAACTCGACGTCGCGGCGATTCCCCAATGGCCTGGGGAACGACGCGGGTGTGCTCGGGCGATACGTCGCCTTCCACAACTACCGGGCGTCGGCGCACGGGACGCTGGATGGGCTCGAGGACCGATACTTCTACGGGCGCAACCCCACCGAGTGCATCCTCGTCAACTTCCGCAACCTGGGAAAGCAGGACGCCGACTTCGTCGGCGGCTACACGACCTTCACGGGCGGCTACCGGACGCGCGGCGTCGATGCGGCGACGCGGTTGGGCGGCACCTACAAGGATGCGCAGGCGCAGCCGGGGCCGTGGGGGCTGTACATGTACATGCAGGGCGAGACCGTCCCCAAGTACGACAACCACGTCCGGCTCCACGACACGCTCAAGGACCCGTTCGGGATTCCGCGCCTCGTGACATCGGTCGGCTACGACGACAACGACGAGGCGATGATCCGCGACTGGCTCACGCAAGCCAACGAGATGCTCGCCGCCGCCGGCTGTCGTGACATCGAGTCGCGCGACAACCACCAGGCGCCGGGGCTCGACATCCATGAGATGGGCGGTTGCCGCATGGGGCGCGACCCCAAGACGTCGATGCTCAACGCGTGGAACCAGCTCCACGCCGTGCCTAACGTCTTCGTCACCGACGGGGCCTGCATGACCTCCACCGGCAACCAGTCGCCGTCGATCCTCTACATGGCGCTCACGGCGCGCGCCGCCAACCACGCGGTGGAAGAACTCGCGAGGCAGAACCTGTGA
- a CDS encoding DUF1801 domain-containing protein has protein sequence MPAKRSTSRTTTASLGRSGADDDSVDELLATLVHPHKGEIVALRAIILGAHPSITDGIKWNAPSFRTTEWFATIHLRAKVGVQLILHLGAKVKSLSPEGMAIDDPGQLLTWLGKDRATIVFRDLDDLTARRAAFERLLRSWIAYV, from the coding sequence ATGCCCGCCAAACGGTCGACATCACGCACCACCACCGCGTCATTGGGTCGCTCCGGCGCAGACGATGACTCCGTCGACGAGCTGCTCGCCACGCTCGTCCACCCGCACAAGGGTGAGATCGTGGCCTTGCGCGCGATCATCCTTGGTGCGCATCCCAGCATCACCGACGGGATCAAGTGGAACGCCCCAAGCTTTCGCACGACCGAGTGGTTCGCCACGATTCACCTGCGCGCCAAGGTGGGCGTGCAGCTCATCCTCCATCTCGGTGCCAAGGTGAAGTCGCTGTCGCCGGAGGGGATGGCGATCGACGATCCGGGGCAGCTGCTGACCTGGCTCGGGAAGGACCGGGCGACCATCGTGTTCCGCGACCTCGATGACCTCACCGCCAGGCGCGCGGCGTTCGAGCGTTTGTTGCGCTCGTGGATCGCGTATGTGTGA
- a CDS encoding HD domain-containing protein, with the protein MQQIVDFILELDKLKGVTRKTRVIGLDRYENSAEHSWQLAMLAASLVHYAESPVDLNHVVFMLLVHDVGEIDTGDTIAYAEGGWEERKLAERQAVQRIFGMLPTPQGERFLQLWEEFEAGATAEARFANAVDRAMPVLLNLANHGQSWRENGITHARVVGRVAPQIKAGCPALWDYLEARLDEVNRNGWFGT; encoded by the coding sequence ATGCAGCAGATCGTCGACTTCATCCTCGAACTGGACAAGCTCAAGGGCGTCACGCGCAAGACGCGCGTGATCGGCCTCGATCGATACGAGAATTCGGCCGAGCACAGCTGGCAGCTGGCGATGCTGGCGGCCTCACTCGTGCACTACGCCGAGTCGCCGGTCGACCTCAACCATGTCGTCTTCATGCTCCTCGTGCACGATGTGGGGGAGATCGACACCGGCGACACGATTGCCTACGCCGAGGGCGGGTGGGAGGAACGCAAGCTGGCGGAGCGGCAAGCGGTGCAGCGCATCTTCGGGATGCTCCCGACGCCGCAGGGCGAGCGCTTCTTGCAGCTGTGGGAGGAGTTCGAGGCGGGGGCGACGGCCGAGGCGCGCTTCGCCAACGCCGTCGACCGGGCCATGCCGGTGCTGCTCAACCTGGCCAACCACGGGCAGAGCTGGCGCGAGAACGGAATCACGCACGCGCGGGTGGTCGGGCGCGTCGCACCGCAGATCAAGGCGGGGTGCCCTGCCCTGTGGGACTACCTCGAGGCACGGCTGGATGAAGTGAACCGGAACGGATGGTTCGGCACCTGA
- a CDS encoding helix-turn-helix transcriptional regulator gives MANYSASLDHVFLALGDPTRRAIVSRLGVGSASVTELAAPFPMALPSFMKHIGVLERSGLIRSKKQGRIRTCELDPATLRDAESWMADQRALWEARTDRLEAYVETLQGPPHAKE, from the coding sequence ATGGCTAACTATTCTGCCTCGCTCGATCACGTCTTCCTCGCCCTCGGCGATCCGACGCGTCGAGCCATCGTCTCGCGGCTGGGCGTTGGATCGGCCTCCGTCACGGAGCTCGCCGCGCCGTTTCCCATGGCGCTGCCGTCGTTCATGAAGCACATCGGCGTGCTGGAGCGCAGCGGCCTCATTCGGTCCAAGAAGCAAGGACGAATCCGCACCTGCGAGCTCGACCCGGCGACGCTTCGTGACGCGGAGTCGTGGATGGCCGATCAGCGCGCGCTCTGGGAGGCGCGCACCGATCGCCTCGAGGCGTACGTCGAAACCCTGCAGGGCCCCCCTCACGCAAAGGAGTAG
- a CDS encoding 6-phosphogluconolactonase: MPRAPIHVLPTPDAVGAYVADHLLARIAEAHADGRRFLLGVPTGRSPRPVLAAMAERLSRQPQSLAHVTLVMMDEYLVAGADGLQYAPDDAPWSCHYFARVEILERLNAHLRTSDQLQPSHVWFPLTENPSEYDARIAAAGGIDCFVLASGASDGHVAFNPPGSPRDSRTRIIPLSEETRRDNLQTFPSFGTLETVPHHGVSVGVATIAASREAIMLAMGVGKRLTVSRMRAADCYQADWPATLIHDVATAQIVVDAAASE, encoded by the coding sequence ATGCCTCGCGCTCCCATTCACGTCCTGCCCACGCCCGACGCCGTTGGCGCGTACGTCGCCGATCACCTCCTGGCCCGCATCGCGGAGGCGCACGCCGACGGTCGCCGCTTCCTGCTCGGCGTTCCCACCGGGCGCTCGCCACGCCCGGTCCTGGCCGCGATGGCGGAGCGTCTGTCCCGACAGCCGCAATCGCTGGCGCACGTGACGCTCGTGATGATGGATGAGTACCTGGTGGCCGGCGCTGACGGGCTCCAGTATGCGCCGGACGACGCGCCGTGGTCGTGCCACTACTTCGCCCGCGTGGAGATCCTCGAGCGGCTCAACGCGCACCTGCGCACGAGCGACCAGTTGCAGCCCTCGCACGTCTGGTTCCCGCTGACAGAGAACCCGTCGGAGTACGATGCGCGCATCGCGGCCGCGGGGGGGATCGACTGCTTTGTCCTGGCCTCGGGGGCGAGCGACGGGCATGTCGCCTTCAATCCGCCGGGGAGCCCGCGCGACAGCCGCACGCGCATCATCCCGCTCTCCGAGGAGACGCGCCGCGACAACCTGCAGACGTTCCCCTCGTTCGGGACGCTGGAGACGGTGCCGCACCACGGCGTGAGCGTCGGCGTGGCCACGATCGCCGCGTCGCGCGAGGCGATCATGCTGGCGATGGGGGTGGGGAAGCGCCTGACCGTCTCGCGCATGCGCGCCGCCGACTGCTATCAGGCCGACTGGCCTGCCACCCTCATCCATGACGTCGCGACGGCGCAGATCGTGGTGGACGCGGCCGCGTCGGAGTAA
- a CDS encoding alpha/beta hydrolase, whose amino-acid sequence MNAGCRAIDVADAVQGTSIPVRLLYPTRAQARPTPFGPFRVDIALDAPVDGHALPLVVISHGSGGTPFTHRDLALHLARAGCVAALVQHPGNCRADDSLSGTVANLENRPRHLHLVIDAALTDPIVGAHVAPRGVTIIGHSMGGYTALAVAGGKPTSLAQESPNGAAVTVPVRRDARVSALVLLAPATPWFMARGALADVDVPILMRTGERDMLTTAFHAQVVASGLQDPAQLDHLVVANAGHFAFLSPYPPEMVSPAIPPSQDPPGFDRAAYLPVLFDEIVRFIRRAR is encoded by the coding sequence ATCAACGCCGGTTGCCGCGCGATCGACGTGGCAGACGCGGTTCAGGGGACCAGCATCCCCGTGCGCCTGCTCTATCCGACACGGGCCCAGGCGCGGCCGACGCCGTTCGGCCCATTCCGGGTCGACATTGCGCTCGACGCCCCCGTCGACGGACACGCGCTCCCGCTGGTCGTCATCTCGCACGGGTCGGGCGGGACCCCCTTCACGCATCGTGACCTGGCGCTGCATCTCGCACGCGCGGGGTGCGTCGCGGCGCTCGTGCAGCACCCCGGCAACTGTCGTGCGGACGACTCGCTCTCGGGAACGGTCGCGAACCTCGAGAACCGGCCGCGTCACCTCCACCTGGTCATCGACGCCGCGCTCACCGACCCAATCGTCGGTGCGCATGTCGCACCGCGCGGCGTGACGATCATCGGGCACTCGATGGGCGGCTACACCGCGCTTGCTGTTGCCGGCGGGAAGCCGACGTCACTCGCGCAGGAATCGCCTAACGGCGCGGCGGTCACGGTCCCCGTTAGGCGCGACGCGCGCGTGAGCGCCCTGGTCCTCCTCGCGCCGGCGACGCCGTGGTTCATGGCCAGAGGCGCACTGGCCGACGTCGACGTCCCGATCCTCATGCGCACCGGGGAGCGGGACATGCTCACGACGGCGTTTCACGCGCAGGTGGTCGCCAGCGGCCTCCAAGACCCGGCGCAACTCGATCACCTCGTGGTCGCGAACGCCGGTCACTTCGCCTTCCTCAGCCCGTACCCGCCAGAGATGGTGAGTCCGGCGATCCCGCCCTCGCAGGACCCGCCGGGGTTCGATCGTGCGGCCTATCTCCCCGTGCTGTTCGACGAGATCGTGCGTTTCATCCGTCGCGCGCGCTAG
- a CDS encoding MOSC domain-containing protein, with translation MTRSVHATIHSVNIGSSHDLIIGDEMVATGIVKQPCPGAVRVTPDGVEGDFIANGRVHGGPDQAVYLYSAEDLAFWEGELDRPMPPGLFGENLTIDRWWPEVRIGDRLTNARLTLELTFPRVPCATLATRVGDPRFVKRFAQAGRPGVYARVIRDGHVEAGDTFTVEPAPADFPLAATLFRAWHDRRHHADVLRDALRAPLASRWRAAFEYVLEHPDA, from the coding sequence ATGACGCGCTCCGTCCACGCCACCATCCACTCCGTCAACATCGGCTCGTCGCACGACCTGATCATCGGCGACGAGATGGTCGCGACGGGGATCGTGAAGCAGCCGTGCCCCGGCGCGGTACGCGTGACGCCCGACGGTGTCGAGGGGGACTTCATCGCCAACGGCCGCGTGCACGGCGGCCCCGACCAGGCGGTGTACCTCTACAGCGCGGAGGACCTCGCGTTCTGGGAAGGGGAGCTGGATCGACCGATGCCGCCTGGGCTGTTTGGCGAGAACCTCACCATCGACCGGTGGTGGCCCGAGGTACGCATCGGCGATCGCCTCACGAACGCTCGGCTGACGCTCGAGCTCACCTTTCCGCGCGTCCCTTGTGCCACACTCGCCACGCGCGTGGGCGACCCGCGCTTCGTGAAGCGCTTCGCGCAGGCGGGGCGCCCGGGCGTGTATGCGCGCGTGATCCGCGACGGACATGTCGAAGCGGGCGACACGTTCACCGTCGAGCCGGCTCCGGCCGACTTTCCGCTGGCAGCCACGCTCTTTCGCGCGTGGCACGATCGCCGGCACCACGCCGACGTCCTGCGCGACGCGCTGCGCGCCCCGCTCGCGAGTCGATGGCGCGCGGCGTTCGAGTACGTGCTGGAGCACCCCGACGCGTAG